CTCCCGAAATTTGGATTCCACTGGGTTCCATGTTTTCTTTTATCGAAGTCTTGCCACTGGTTCTTCTGATTATTGATGCGATTCAGCATCGACAACTGATTAAAAAGCAGGGAGCGTTTACCTACAATCTTGCTTATCTTTACATATTGGGAGCTGCGTTCTGGAATTTTGTTGGTGCTGGAGTGTTCGGTGGAGGTACGCTTAATGCGCCACTGATTAATTACTATGAGCATGGAACATTCCTGACATTGAATCATGCTCATACTGCTTTATTTGGTGCATTTGGGCTTCTTGCTCTCGGGTTAATCTATTTTTGCCTAAGATATGCTGCTGGTGAAAATAAAACATGGAATGACCGCTTGGGTGTTTATGCCTTCTGGTTATATAACGCTGGTCTCTTTTTATGGATTGTCTTAAATTTTTTCCCAATCGGCTGGTCACAACTAATGGCAGTATATGAACATGGACTATCCTATGCCAGAAGTCTTGAGTTCTACAACACCACATTATTATGGCAATGGCTTCGTTTTCCAGGAGATGTCGTATTTGCCTTGGGGGCTCTTCTTATGGCTTATGATTTTATTGTTAAAATCGGACCGTTTTTCCCGAAATTTGCCCGTAATCGTCGTTTTATAGCAGGCTCGCCAAAAACAACAGCCCCTGGCGCATGACAAATGACCTGGAAGACAGACCCAGGTATTTTGTTTTGCTTATTTTGAGAAACCGAGTTTACATGAATGTCGACATCCAGTTGATGGGTGTCGCGTTGCAATAAAATTACTTCTGTTAATTACATTACACTTGTGCCAAATAGGGACGATCAAATTCTTTAGATCGCTCCGCCTCGTCTTCTTGCTCCACAGGCAAGAAACCTGCGGTTTGCGCATCCCACATGGATTTGTATAATCCATTGTTTTCTATCAACTCTTGATGTGTACCATCTTCTACTATTGTTCCTTTATCAAAAACCAGGATTCTATCCATGTTAAGAAGCGTTGAAAGACGATGTGCCACAACTATGGTTGTTTTTCCCTCACATAACGGCTGCAAGGATTCTTGAATGCATTCTTCAGTCAAGGAATCCAGTTGTGAAGTGGCTTCATCTAAAATCAATATGGGAGTATGATGCAAAAACGCTCTTGCTATGGCGATTCTTTGTCTTTGTCCGCCTGACAACTTGGTACCCCTTTCCCCTACTATAGTATTAAAACCATGAGGCAAATTCTGAATAAAATCCATGCAATTTGCTAAAGAAGCTGCTGTAACTACTTCATCTCTTCCGGCATCCTCTTTGCCATATTGAATGTTTTCTAATAAAGTGCGATGGAATAGATTGGTATCCTGGGGAATCATACTGATTGATTTTCTTAAAGAATATTGTGTGATCTCGCTAATGTCTTGATTATCAATCAATATCCTTCCACTATCTACATCAAAATAACGAAGAATTAAATTAATAAATGTGGTTTTACCGCCCCCGGAATAACCTACAAGTCCAACTTTTTGTTTAGCCGGTATGACTAACGATTTATTAGTAAATAATTCCTGACCATCTCTATGACGAAATGTCACATTTTCAAACCTGATTTCGCCATGAGTGACTTTCAACTCTTTTGCATTGGCTATATCTTGAACTTCTATAGGTTGGGATAATATGGCGAGCGCCTGCTTTACTATCCCTATTTCGACAAACAAATCACAAAGCGAATTACTGAGACTCCACATTTGATTCATAATGGCAAATGAAGTGGCAAATATAAAGACCACGTCACCTGTGCTGATTAAGTTTCTCTGCCAGAAACTGATGACTGAATAAATCATAGCGATTAACATAATACTGACTGGAACATCGACTAAAAGACGAAAAAAATTGATGAAAAGAACCAGGCGCTTATTGCTTTGAACCTCTTTATTTTGTGTTTTCCAAACGTATTTTTTTTCATACTCATTTTGGACAAATAATTTTACGGTATTAATATTATTCAAAG
Above is a genomic segment from Legionella pneumophila subsp. pascullei containing:
- a CDS encoding ABC transporter ATP-binding protein, whose translation is MSDLQQLPKTILRFSWHFIKKSPWLYALFFMAPVVMVLETNVIPYALKMIIDGITNHKGGKESIFQDIAPALYLGGVAWFGVILVLRLHNWWQAYLVPQFQANIRMTLFGYLIQHSHHFFSNQLAGNLANKISDIPRSLEAIRKIVSCNVNTTFAAIVVSIVLMLTINPWFAFILLSWIIIQLFISFYSAKEINKLARVNAEDKSILKGKIVDSLNNINTVKLFVQNEYEKKYVWKTQNKEVQSNKRLVLFINFFRLLVDVPVSIMLIAMIYSVISFWQRNLISTGDVVFIFATSFAIMNQMWSLSNSLCDLFVEIGIVKQALAILSQPIEVQDIANAKELKVTHGEIRFENVTFRHRDGQELFTNKSLVIPAKQKVGLVGYSGGGKTTFINLILRYFDVDSGRILIDNQDISEITQYSLRKSISMIPQDTNLFHRTLLENIQYGKEDAGRDEVVTAASLANCMDFIQNLPHGFNTIVGERGTKLSGGQRQRIAIARAFLHHTPILILDEATSQLDSLTEECIQESLQPLCEGKTTIVVAHRLSTLLNMDRILVFDKGTIVEDGTHQELIENNGLYKSMWDAQTAGFLPVEQEDEAERSKEFDRPYLAQV